The following are encoded in a window of Glandiceps talaboti chromosome 5, keGlaTala1.1, whole genome shotgun sequence genomic DNA:
- the LOC144435545 gene encoding uncharacterized protein LOC144435545, giving the protein MDEHFPTLSDISQVLAVFPEAPLAAVRRDLIRTRNVETTINNVLDGILDLSELEETNIGLDHSIENLRETEGLPRMADNRTEDLSSTDENSDMDLPAVDFTSSQRNDTVRSREMDNNHDNDVIAVGISNNTEGLTVSDDCSQEGKSGEFTSNHKSFEMNNIERNINRKHTVQSKSWSISSSDEDCVGVSDLKLNAKINGNKSGKQTMETNRRKREVKKKHGLYSTWSISGSDEDSHANLACTMASSVSITSANVTETSKQSGSSTLIDKNNKSIFHHSISSSSEDEERMPLSLTSRLKQRFCHSSKSNDSQTSSHLGSQVSTNSERQTGYHGYSDSDTSRVGVMKRRNLDDREIVYKDSDGNSIDINDDTPLPVRKKTRRSPEQIAEAKRKALLLRAEREKEKEWKQRLKDETKSLKEREKMNKLKEREEKRLEKERELMKKKTERQALKAARPEECIKYVTTVLDQKLVESPCGAEIMVHLQTKNIRYCLAMQCIDNAVTWQRERPQLESQDSQSLSTSGTYIHNEAEILVVIQSEQFVEMVYAYKEAQLGHLLNTNTLQSYVLTIKDTSIGQNPTLVVIGMEKYFRTQKNKQNKNFRSAVLGSHGDSDEGKKGKGKQKSSVTISISRVDMEEALVDLQLHTNCTVHLKETVADVAALIAMFTKAIAEAPFKRERDKGLFSFHVSTDWAGGVKVDKDGKGLLKVWRQQLQQFRNVSMEVASAIISAYPSPKMLIQAYNQCSSEQQAQKLLQDIVVRRGAGVLATNRRVGPELSRRIHLFMTSSDGDLILHTR; this is encoded by the exons ATGGATGAACATTTTCCCACCCTAAGTGACATTAGCCAGGTTCTTGCTGTTTTCCCAGAAGCACCTTTGGCAGCTGTACGAAGAGATCTGATAAGAACTCGGAATGTAGAGACAACAATTAATAATGTTTTGGATGGAATACTT GATCTTTCTGAATTAGAAGAAACAAACATTGGACTAGATCATTCTATTGAAAACCTTCGAGAAACTGAAGGCTTGCCAAGAATGGCTGACAATAGAACTGAAGATTTGAGCAGTACTGATGAAAACAGTGATATGGATTTACCTGCTGTAGATTTCACTTCCTCTCAGAGAAATGACACTGTGAGGAGTAGAGAAATGGACAACAATCATGACAATGATGTCATAGCTGTTGGCATTAGTAACAACACAGAAGGACTCACAGTAAGTGATGATTGCAGTCAAGAAGGAAAGTCAGGAGAATTTACATCAAACCATAAATCTTTTGAAATGAACAACATTGAAAGAAACATAAACAGGAAACACACTGTCCAGTCTAAATCATGGTCAATTTCAAGTTCTGATGAAGATTGTGTGGGTGTTTCTGATCTGAAATTGAATGCCAAAATAAATGGCAATAAAAGTGGAAAACAGACAATGGAAACCAACAGAAGGAAAAGAGAAGTGAAAAAGAAACATGGATTGTATTCAACATGGTCAATTTCAGGTTCAGATGAGGATTCCCATGCAAACTTGGCATGTACCATGGCCAGCAGTGTAAGCATAACAAGTGCCAATGTAACAGAAACAAGTAAACAGTCTGGGAGTAGTACACTAAtagacaaaaacaacaaatcaatTTTCCACCACAGCATATCAAGTTCAAGTGAAGATGAGGAGAGAATGCCATTGTCTCTCACAAGTCGACTCAAACAAAGATTTTGTCACAGTTC CAAATCTAATGATTCACAAACTTCAAGTCACCTAGGGAGTCAAGTTTCAACAAATTCAGAGAGACAGactggttaccatggttacagtgaCTCTGACACATCAAGAGTTGGTGTGATGAAAAGAAGGAATTTAGATGATAGAGAAATAGTGTACAAAGATAGTGATGGCAATAGTATTGATATCAATGATGATACACCACTACCTGtaagaaagaaaacaagaagATCACCAGAACAAATTGCTGAAGCCAAAAGAAAGGCCCTT CTCCTGCgagcagagagagagaaagaaaaagaatggaAGCAAAGACTAAAAGATGAAACAAAGTCACttaaagaaagagaaaaaatgaacaaattaaagGAAAGGGAAGAGAAGAGACTTGAAAAAGAAAGAGAACTGATGAAGAAGAAG ACTGAAAGACAAGCACTTAAAGCAGCAAGACCTGAGGAATGCATCAAG TATGTAACAACTGTTCTGGACCAGAAACTGGTAGAAAGTCCTTGTGGTGCTGAAATCATGGTTCATTTACAGACCAAAAACATCAGATATTGCCTAGCAATGCAGTGTATTGATAATGCAGTAACTTGGCAGAGAGAACGTCCACAGTTAGAGTCCCAGGATTCTCAG AGTTTATCCACgtctggtacatacatacataatgaggCAGAAATACTGGTTGTCATACAGTCTGAACAGTTTGTTGAAATGGTGTATGCATACAAAGAG GCACAGCTTGGCCACTTGTTAAACACCAACACACTGCAGTCATATGTATTGACTATCAAAGATACATCTATTGGTCAAAATCCTACCTTAGTTGTCATTGGAATGGAAAAATATTTCAG GACTcagaaaaataaacagaatAAAAACTTTCGCTCAGCTGTACTGGGTAGTCATGGTGATAGTGATGAAGGGAAGAAAGGAAAGGGGAAACAAAAAAGTTCAGTGACCATTTCTATCAGTAGAGTTGATATGGAAGAG GCCCTAGTTGATTTACAGTTACATACCAATTGTACTGTTCATCTCAAAGAAACAGTAGCTGATGTTGCAGCCTTGATAGCAATGTTTACAAAGGCTATAGCAGAAGCACCCTTCAA GAGAGAAAGAGACAAAGGCCTGTTTTCCTTCCATGTATCCACTGACTGGGCTGGTGGGGTCAAAGTTGACAAAGATGGTAAAGGATTACTGAAAGTATGGAGACAGCAACTTCAACAATTCCGAAATGTCAGTATGGAAGTAGCTTCAGCTATTATATCTGCCTACCCTTCACCTAAGATGCTGATACAG GCCTATAATCAATGTTCAAGTGAACAACAAGCACAGAAACTATTACAAGATATTGTG GTTAGAAGAGGAGCTGGAGTGTTGGCTACAAACAGACGAGTTGGACCCGAATTATCTAGGAGAATTCATCTGTTTATGACAAGCAGTGATGGAGATTTAATTCTTCACACAAGATAA